From Paenibacillus sp. V4I7, one genomic window encodes:
- a CDS encoding GatB/YqeY domain-containing protein, which yields MSLSDRLNEDMKQAMKSQDKFKLSVIRMVRSTIKNSEIDLKRSLDDNEVLDVLTREIKQRKDSLQEFEKAGRNDLAEGLKAELVILAEYMPQQLSEEEVKAIVQQTIQQIGASSKADMGKVMTALMPQVKGRADGKLINQLVQQLLG from the coding sequence ATGAGCTTAAGCGATCGATTGAACGAAGATATGAAGCAAGCGATGAAGAGTCAGGACAAGTTCAAACTCTCTGTAATTCGAATGGTACGATCTACGATTAAGAATTCTGAGATTGATCTGAAAAGATCCTTAGATGACAATGAAGTGCTTGACGTACTAACTCGTGAAATCAAACAGCGTAAGGATTCCCTCCAAGAATTTGAAAAGGCGGGCAGAAATGACCTTGCCGAAGGCCTGAAGGCAGAACTTGTTATTTTAGCTGAGTACATGCCGCAACAGCTTTCTGAGGAAGAAGTGAAAGCCATTGTACAGCAGACCATCCAGCAAATTGGTGCTTCTTCCAAAGCGGATATGGGCAAAGTGATGACGGCATTGATGCCTCAGGTTAAAGGACGCGCTGATGGTAAACTTATCAATCAGTTAGTTCAACAATTATTAGGTTAA
- the rpsU gene encoding 30S ribosomal protein S21: protein MSETRVRKNETIDAALRRFKRSIAKDGILAEVKKRKHYDKPSVKRKLKSEAARKRKF from the coding sequence TTGTCAGAAACTCGAGTTCGTAAGAACGAAACTATAGATGCTGCACTTCGTCGCTTTAAGCGTTCCATCGCTAAGGATGGCATTCTTGCAGAAGTTAAAAAACGTAAACATTATGACAAGCCTAGCGTTAAGCGTAAGCTTAAATCTGAGGCTGCTCGGAAGAGAAAGTTCTAG
- a CDS encoding histidine triad nucleotide-binding protein — protein MSDCIFCKIITGELPSKKVYEDEQIVAFHDIQPASPIHVLIIPKKHIASLADAGEKDWNLIGQIQRAAAQIARELEVEESGYRVITNIGANAGQIVHHLHYHLMAGARLSPLGVHN, from the coding sequence ATGAGTGATTGTATTTTCTGTAAAATTATTACGGGGGAACTTCCCTCTAAGAAAGTGTATGAGGACGAGCAGATTGTTGCTTTCCATGATATTCAGCCAGCTTCTCCCATTCATGTCCTTATCATTCCTAAGAAACATATTGCTTCACTAGCCGATGCGGGAGAAAAGGATTGGAACTTGATTGGGCAAATTCAGCGTGCGGCTGCGCAAATTGCTAGAGAACTAGAGGTAGAAGAATCAGGTTATCGGGTTATCACGAATATTGGAGCTAACGCGGGGCAAATTGTTCACCATCTTCATTATCATCTGATGGCTGGGGCACGTTTATCGCCTTTAGGCGTGCACAATTAA
- the rsgA gene encoding ribosome small subunit-dependent GTPase A: MKNEDLGWNSFFEKAFEPYLNEGYQVGRVSLEHKHMYRVQTEVGEALAEVSGKMRHIALRREDYPAVGDWVVLSIREEEQRATIHAVLPRKSKFSRKVAGQVTEEQIVATNVDTVFLFTALNLDFNVRRIERYLVLAWESGANPVIVLSKADLCEDPEALAAEVAAVAVGVPIHIISSAENRGLDELAAYISPGQTVALLGSSGVGKSTLVNRIYGKDILETGDIRSGDDKGKHTTTHRELITLPGGGILIDTPGMRELQLWDASEGLSTSFQDIEELAERCFFQDCKHENEPKCAVKEALDEGTLPVERFQSYVKLQKEIAYLARKEDKGLQAAEKAKWKKIHQSLKSQHNR; encoded by the coding sequence TTGAAAAATGAAGATTTAGGATGGAATTCCTTTTTTGAAAAAGCATTCGAACCTTACCTAAATGAGGGATACCAAGTTGGACGGGTGTCCTTGGAACATAAACATATGTATCGCGTTCAGACAGAAGTTGGAGAGGCACTAGCCGAGGTGTCGGGAAAAATGCGGCATATTGCTTTACGTCGCGAAGACTACCCCGCTGTAGGTGATTGGGTCGTACTTTCCATAAGGGAAGAAGAACAGCGAGCAACGATCCATGCTGTACTGCCACGTAAAAGTAAGTTTTCCCGTAAAGTAGCGGGTCAAGTCACGGAAGAACAAATTGTTGCTACGAATGTAGATACCGTGTTTCTGTTCACAGCGCTTAATCTAGATTTTAATGTACGCCGTATTGAGCGCTATTTGGTGTTAGCTTGGGAGAGCGGGGCAAATCCGGTTATTGTTCTAAGTAAAGCGGATTTATGTGAGGATCCGGAAGCGCTGGCTGCAGAGGTCGCGGCTGTTGCGGTTGGCGTTCCCATTCATATCATTAGCTCAGCAGAAAATCGCGGACTAGATGAGCTTGCTGCTTATATTTCTCCAGGCCAAACAGTCGCGCTCCTTGGATCGTCAGGTGTGGGCAAATCGACCTTGGTGAACCGCATCTATGGGAAGGATATTCTGGAAACAGGGGATATCCGATCGGGGGATGATAAAGGTAAGCATACGACGACTCACCGCGAGCTCATCACACTGCCTGGAGGAGGCATATTGATTGATACGCCAGGTATGCGTGAGCTTCAGTTATGGGATGCCTCGGAGGGATTAAGCACGTCATTTCAAGATATCGAAGAGCTTGCGGAGAGGTGCTTCTTTCAGGATTGTAAGCATGAGAATGAGCCCAAATGCGCGGTAAAAGAGGCTCTTGATGAGGGGACCTTGCCAGTTGAACGATTTCAAAGCTATGTGAAATTGCAAAAGGAAATTGCTTATTTAGCGCGAAAAGAAGATAAAGGTCTTCAAGCGGCCGAGAAAGCGAAGTGGAAAAAAATTCATCAGTCTCTGAAATCCCAACATAACCGATAG